Proteins encoded within one genomic window of Glycine soja cultivar W05 chromosome 1, ASM419377v2, whole genome shotgun sequence:
- the LOC114395250 gene encoding methylesterase 3-like → MRSLCSRILESDLHSKIMFDENTSNHRNGSRIFGPQFLASNLYQLCPPEDLTLAMSLLRPTRIYGDEELMRENTRLTKDKYGTVAKVYIVCEQDNELKQDFQLSMIERNPHNEVKEIVGADHMPMFSKPQELFSYLHEIANTYY, encoded by the exons ATGCGTTCGTTG TGTAGTCGTATACTGGAATCTGATTTGCACTCAAAGATTATGTTTGACGAGAACACCAGCAATCATCGAAATGGATCAAGGATATTTGGGCCTCAATTCTTAGCATCCAACTTATACCAACTATGTCCACCCGAG GACTTGACCCTAGCAATGTCACTGTTGAGACCTACTCGCATTTATGGTGATGAAGAACTGATGCGTGAGAATACAAGACTCACAAAAGACAAATATGGAACTGTGGCCAAAGTCTATATAGTGTGTGAGCAAGACAACGAGTTAAAGCAAGATTTTCAACTGTCAATGATTGAACGAAACCCTCATAATGAAGTCAAAGAGATTGTTGGTGCTGATCACATGCCCATGTTCTCTAAACCGCAAGAGCTTTTCTCTTACCTTCATGAGATCGCCAACACCTATTACTAG